From Candidatus Methylomirabilota bacterium, the proteins below share one genomic window:
- a CDS encoding glycine betaine ABC transporter substrate-binding protein, producing the protein MSRRLALVLAGLLAGASAAAAAPDGVIRVGSKSFTESYILAEIAAQVIEQVGEARVERRVGLGGTGVTQRALESGSIDLYPEYTGTLTRVILKDASLLTIDAIRARLRPRGLTMSDSLGFANTYALAMRADRAEALGVRTIGDLAAHPELRAAFSSGFLEREDGWPGLRALYGLRLARTDVMEHALTYRAIASGEVDLMDVFSTDGQLERLRLRLLEDDRHFFPDYSAVLLVRRELTERFPRTWARLRETLEGRLDDHRMARLNALVDLDGRHVADAAAAFLSGGASASTGAPARHAIVGEIAALTRDHLLLVAISVGAAVLLGIPMGILAARFRRAGQLELSVIAMLQTVPALALLMFMIPLFGIGKGPALVALSLYALLPIARNTYAGLMAIDRTLLEIAWVLRLGELRRLLRIELPLSAITIMAGIKTAAVTTVGTATLAAFIGGGGYGTLIVRGLALDDTGTILAGAAPAALMALTLHGVFELLDHWIVPRGLR; encoded by the coding sequence ATGAGCCGGCGGCTCGCGCTGGTGCTGGCCGGCCTGCTCGCCGGCGCGTCGGCCGCCGCCGCGGCCCCCGACGGAGTGATCCGCGTCGGCTCGAAGTCGTTCACCGAGAGCTACATCCTGGCCGAGATCGCCGCGCAGGTCATCGAGCAGGTCGGCGAGGCGCGCGTGGAGCGGCGGGTCGGCCTGGGCGGCACCGGGGTGACCCAGCGGGCGCTCGAGAGCGGCTCGATCGACCTCTATCCCGAGTACACCGGCACCCTCACCCGCGTCATCCTGAAGGACGCGTCGCTGCTGACGATCGACGCGATCCGCGCGCGGCTGCGCCCGCGCGGGCTCACGATGAGCGACTCGCTCGGGTTCGCCAACACCTATGCGCTCGCCATGCGAGCCGACCGGGCCGAGGCCCTGGGGGTGCGGACGATCGGCGACCTCGCCGCGCATCCCGAGCTGCGCGCCGCGTTCAGCTCGGGCTTTCTCGAGCGCGAGGACGGCTGGCCGGGCCTGCGGGCGCTCTACGGCCTGCGCCTGGCCCGCACCGACGTCATGGAGCACGCGCTCACCTATCGCGCGATCGCGAGCGGCGAGGTCGATCTCATGGACGTGTTCTCGACGGACGGACAGCTCGAGCGGCTGCGCCTCCGCCTGCTCGAGGACGACCGGCACTTCTTCCCCGACTACTCGGCGGTGCTGCTCGTCCGCCGCGAGCTGACCGAGCGCTTCCCGCGCACCTGGGCGCGGCTGCGCGAGACGCTCGAGGGCCGCCTCGACGATCACCGCATGGCCCGGCTCAACGCGCTGGTCGATCTCGACGGCCGGCACGTGGCCGACGCGGCTGCCGCGTTCCTCTCCGGCGGGGCGTCGGCTTCCACCGGCGCACCCGCCCGCCACGCGATCGTGGGCGAGATCGCCGCGCTCACCCGCGACCACCTGCTCCTGGTCGCGATCTCGGTCGGGGCCGCCGTGCTGCTCGGCATCCCGATGGGCATCCTGGCCGCGCGCTTCCGGCGCGCCGGGCAGCTGGAGCTGTCGGTCATCGCGATGCTGCAGACGGTGCCGGCGCTGGCGCTGCTGATGTTCATGATCCCGCTGTTCGGCATCGGCAAGGGCCCGGCGCTGGTCGCCCTGTCGCTCTACGCGTTGCTGCCGATCGCGCGCAACACCTACGCCGGGTTGATGGCGATCGACCGCACCCTGCTCGAGATCGCCTGGGTCCTGCGCCTCGGCGAGCTGCGGCGGCTGCTCCGCATCGAGCTGCCGCTCTCCGCCATCACGATCATGGCCGGGATCAAGACCGCGGCGGTCACCACCGTGGGCACCGCCACCCTGGCCGCCTTCATCGGCGGGGGGGGCTACGGCACGCTGATCGTGCGCGGCCTGGCCCTCGACGACACCGGCACGATCCTGGCCGGCGCCGCCCCCGCCGCCCTCATGGCCCTGACCCTCCACGGCGTGTTCGAATTGCTCGACCACTGGATCGTGCCGCGGGGCCTGCGCTGA
- a CDS encoding ATP-binding cassette domain-containing protein produces MIALREVTKRFGATAALDAVSLEVPAATTHVLLGSSGSGKSTVLRLILGLTLPDRGTVSVDGTPVDVGTRDRLVARMGYVVQDGGLYPHLTASDNVALAAEAQAWPRDRIATRLTELAGLTGLDAAMLRRYPRQLSGGQRQRVGLMRALMLDPPILLLDEPLGALDPIVRVELQEQLGRLVADLKKTVVMVTHDVREAARLGHTITLLTAGRVVQQGTYADLAERPASPFVTQFLTAQTVPAPPTAAGA; encoded by the coding sequence ATGATCGCCCTCCGGGAAGTCACCAAGCGCTTCGGTGCCACCGCGGCCCTGGACGCGGTCTCCCTGGAGGTGCCGGCGGCCACGACTCACGTGCTGCTCGGATCCAGCGGGTCCGGTAAGTCCACGGTACTACGGCTCATTCTGGGTCTCACCCTCCCGGACCGCGGCACGGTCTCGGTGGACGGAACCCCGGTGGACGTCGGGACGCGCGACCGCCTCGTGGCCCGCATGGGCTACGTGGTGCAGGACGGCGGCCTCTATCCTCATCTCACTGCGTCGGACAACGTGGCGCTCGCCGCGGAGGCGCAGGCCTGGCCGCGCGATCGCATCGCGACGCGATTGACCGAGCTGGCCGGGCTGACCGGTCTGGACGCCGCGATGCTCCGCCGCTACCCGCGCCAGCTGAGCGGCGGGCAGCGACAGCGCGTCGGCCTCATGCGCGCCCTGATGCTCGACCCGCCCATCCTGCTGCTCGACGAGCCGCTCGGCGCGCTCGATCCCATCGTGCGGGTGGAGCTGCAGGAGCAGCTCGGCCGGCTCGTCGCCGATCTGAAGAAGACGGTGGTGATGGTCACGCACGACGTGCGCGAGGCGGCGCGGCTCGGCCACACCATCACGCTGCTCACCGCCGGGCGCGTGGTGCAGCAGGGCACGTACGCCGATCTGGCCGAGCGCCCGGCGAGCCCGTTCGTCACCCAGTTCCTCACCGCGCAGACCGTGCCGGCTCCTCCGACCGCGGCGGGCGCCTGA